A window of the Methyloprofundus sp. genome harbors these coding sequences:
- a CDS encoding flagellar L-ring protein precursor FlgH, whose amino-acid sequence MKYLKMSLLLMCIGLVGCETLPDRDPEFAPVRPEALRPPMHNSGSIYQANYDMRLFEDQIARRVGDIITILFDERMQAKKAADINVNKDTDISVTVPKLYGMDPSVFMGGALDNQVTAKRNLLGNGQSNQSNSLTGSITVSVVDVLPNGNLKVRGEKRVSLNQGNEYIRVSGIIRSIDIDASNQIQSSQLADATIMYTGDGVIADASRPGWFSRTFMHWLFPF is encoded by the coding sequence ATGAAATACTTAAAAATGAGTTTATTATTGATGTGTATAGGGTTGGTGGGGTGTGAAACCCTGCCTGACCGTGATCCTGAGTTTGCTCCAGTTCGGCCAGAAGCTTTACGGCCACCAATGCATAACTCAGGCTCTATCTATCAGGCAAATTATGATATGCGTTTATTTGAAGATCAGATTGCACGCCGCGTAGGCGATATTATTACTATTTTGTTTGATGAGCGGATGCAGGCAAAAAAGGCTGCCGATATTAATGTCAATAAGGATACCGATATTTCAGTTACTGTCCCCAAGCTTTATGGTATGGATCCCAGTGTATTTATGGGTGGAGCCCTAGATAATCAGGTAACTGCAAAGCGTAATTTATTGGGTAATGGTCAGTCGAATCAAAGCAATAGTTTGACAGGCAGTATTACCGTTAGTGTGGTAGATGTTTTGCCGAATGGTAATTTAAAAGTACGTGGTGAAAAACGGGTGTCATTGAATCAAGGTAATGAATATATTCGAGTTTCAGGCATCATTCGCTCTATCGATATTGATGCCTCTAATCAGATTCAGTCCAGCCAATTAGCGGATGCAACCATTATGTATACAGGTGATGGCGTGATTGCCGATGCTAGTCGTCCAGGCTGGTTTAGTCGTACCTTTATGCACTGGTTATTTCCATTTTGA
- a CDS encoding flagellar basal-body rod protein FlgB, translating into MLLSLTNIDKRGKIMAISFENALGIHPQALALRERRTEVLASNLANADTPGYKARDLDFHSVLQKTIPAAGNSLDRTNAGHLQTSNEILGAQLLFRNPHQTSLDGNSVEAHIEQGKYAENAVQYQASLTFLNGKFSGMMSAIRGE; encoded by the coding sequence ATGCTTTTATCTTTAACAAATATTGATAAAAGAGGAAAGATCATGGCGATTAGTTTTGAAAATGCATTAGGTATACATCCTCAAGCCCTTGCATTGCGTGAGCGGCGTACGGAAGTATTGGCTTCAAATTTAGCTAATGCTGATACGCCGGGATATAAAGCACGGGATCTTGACTTCCATAGTGTCTTGCAAAAAACCATACCAGCAGCAGGTAATTCTTTAGACAGAACTAATGCAGGTCATTTGCAAACAAGTAATGAAATCTTGGGCGCACAATTATTATTTCGTAATCCGCATCAAACTTCATTAGATGGTAATTCTGTAGAAGCTCATATTGAGCAAGGCAAATATGCTGAAAATGCAGTTCAATATCAAGCGAGTTTGACTTTTTTAAATGGTAAATTTTCCGGAATGATGTCCGCTATTAGGGGAGAGTAA
- a CDS encoding flagellar hook-associated protein 1 FlgK, with product MASGILGTAVSGLMAFQRSIETTSNNIANVNTEGYSRQRVELVANLPERTGGGYVGTGVKVTNIARSYDQFITGQLRSSNSAFGEVEAFKSFAAQVDNLLADPSTGMDPAIQSFFNAVNDVANDPSDIAAREVMLIEGDSLTQRFGLTNARFEELRNQVNSDISTMTNTINTYTETLADLNKRISADLGRANGQQQPNDLLDERDHVLNQLAELVDISVVPQANGMMTVLLSNGQPLVIDGKASKLGVQGNEFDPTKLDITLRPEKGGPLLITSQIKGGKLAGTLRFRDEILDPAQQKVGAVAAAIAIEVNSVHAAGYDLDGNGNPGQDFFKFTGVAEVPVMALTTNTGVATATAAFDITSTDIDTSDYLLTYDGAYTLMRMSDDSVITLTASAGPAPITLTATPPDVLPGITLELDATPAVDDQFFIRPTFQAAKDIAMNITDPRQIAAATNVETDPVTGVVSVFVGAMPGDNRNALSLAALASNSSMFGGTASFQEAFGQVVSKVGGATHAANISASAQESLLYRATEARENISGVNLDEEAANLIKFQQSYQAAAQAISTASTLFDSLIGAVR from the coding sequence ATGGCAAGTGGTATTTTAGGTACAGCAGTATCGGGCTTAATGGCGTTTCAACGATCTATTGAAACGACTAGTAATAATATAGCTAATGTTAATACTGAGGGCTATAGTCGGCAGCGGGTTGAGTTGGTGGCTAACTTACCTGAGCGTACGGGCGGCGGTTATGTCGGTACGGGTGTTAAAGTCACTAATATTGCCAGAAGCTATGACCAGTTTATTACAGGGCAACTACGCTCCAGTAATTCGGCTTTTGGCGAAGTGGAAGCATTTAAAAGCTTTGCTGCACAAGTAGATAATTTATTGGCTGACCCGAGTACAGGGATGGATCCAGCAATTCAAAGTTTCTTTAATGCAGTCAACGATGTGGCAAATGATCCCAGTGATATTGCTGCCAGAGAAGTGATGTTAATTGAGGGTGATAGTTTAACACAGCGCTTTGGTTTGACTAATGCGCGCTTTGAGGAGTTACGTAATCAAGTTAACTCTGATATAAGCACGATGACCAATACGATTAATACTTATACTGAAACGCTTGCCGATTTAAATAAAAGAATAAGTGCTGACCTTGGTCGAGCAAATGGACAGCAGCAACCTAATGATTTATTGGATGAGCGTGACCATGTTTTAAATCAATTGGCCGAGTTGGTTGATATTTCCGTGGTGCCACAGGCCAATGGCATGATGACAGTGTTGCTAAGTAATGGGCAACCTTTGGTTATTGATGGGAAAGCTTCTAAGTTGGGTGTGCAAGGCAATGAATTTGATCCAACCAAACTTGATATTACTTTGCGCCCTGAAAAGGGTGGACCGCTATTGATTACTAGCCAAATCAAGGGTGGCAAACTTGCTGGTACCTTACGTTTTCGTGATGAAATATTGGATCCTGCGCAACAAAAAGTAGGGGCGGTAGCAGCAGCGATTGCCATAGAGGTTAATAGTGTGCATGCGGCAGGCTATGACTTAGATGGTAATGGTAATCCAGGGCAAGATTTCTTTAAATTTACAGGGGTTGCGGAAGTACCTGTGATGGCGTTGACGACTAACACAGGCGTGGCAACGGCTACTGCCGCGTTTGATATTACCAGTACTGATATTGATACCAGTGATTATTTACTGACTTATGATGGTGCGTATACATTGATGCGCATGAGTGATGATTCAGTGATTACCTTAACCGCCTCAGCAGGTCCTGCACCGATTACATTAACCGCAACACCACCTGATGTTTTGCCCGGGATTACTTTGGAGCTTGATGCGACACCTGCCGTAGATGACCAGTTTTTTATTCGTCCCACCTTTCAGGCCGCAAAAGACATTGCTATGAATATTACGGATCCACGGCAAATAGCAGCAGCAACCAATGTGGAAACAGACCCTGTAACAGGCGTTGTTAGTGTCTTTGTTGGCGCGATGCCTGGTGATAATAGAAATGCATTAAGTTTGGCTGCCTTGGCAAGCAACTCAAGTATGTTTGGTGGTACGGCTAGCTTTCAAGAGGCATTCGGGCAAGTAGTCTCTAAAGTAGGTGGTGCAACACATGCAGCTAATATTAGTGCTTCTGCGCAAGAGAGTTTGTTATACAGAGCAACTGAGGCACGGGAGAATATATCAGGTGTAAATTTAGATGAGGAAGCGGCTAACTTGATTAAATTTCAACAGTCTTATCAAGCGGCTGCGCAAGCTATTTCTACCGCTAGTACGTTATTTGATTCTCTAATAGGTGCGGTAAGATAA
- a CDS encoding toxin HigB-1 (type II toxin-antitoxin system toxin) encodes MIKSFKHKGLHLLFVKGSTAGVNAAHKSKLIMRLLALDTANVIEDMNLPGFRLHSLKGTKEGLWAIDVNKNWRITFEFRGGDAYILDYEDYH; translated from the coding sequence ATGATTAAATCATTCAAGCACAAAGGGCTGCATTTATTATTTGTTAAAGGGAGTACTGCAGGAGTTAATGCTGCTCATAAATCTAAATTGATAATGAGGTTGCTTGCATTAGATACAGCAAATGTTATTGAAGATATGAACTTACCAGGTTTTCGTTTGCACTCATTAAAAGGGACAAAGGAAGGACTTTGGGCAATTGATGTGAATAAAAATTGGCGTATTACTTTTGAGTTTAGGGGCGGTGATGCGTATATTTTAGATTATGAGGATTATCACTAA
- a CDS encoding antitoxin HigA-1 (type II toxin-antitoxin system antitoxin), with protein sequence MSMYNPPHPGIFIREVYLEPLSISYRAVALKLHVAPSTFNRLIKGQSNISSEMALRLSKTLGRSPESWLAMQSNYNLWQAKQHLNLDEVESLVVV encoded by the coding sequence ATGAGTATGTATAACCCACCACACCCTGGCATTTTTATTCGTGAAGTTTATCTTGAGCCATTAAGTATCAGCTATAGGGCTGTTGCTTTGAAATTGCATGTGGCTCCTTCAACCTTTAACCGTTTAATCAAAGGGCAGAGCAATATTAGTTCTGAAATGGCATTAAGGCTTTCAAAAACATTAGGTCGTAGTCCTGAGAGTTGGCTGGCGATGCAGAGCAATTATAATCTTTGGCAAGCTAAGCAGCATTTAAATTTAGATGAAGTAGAGAGCTTAGTCGTTGTCTAG
- a CDS encoding flagellar basal-body rod protein FlgF, which produces MDRSLYIAMSGAKQTMLAQTSNANNLANTQTTGFKSDFEQFRSMPVFGPGQPTRVYAMTEKPGTDFTPGPIQTTGRDLDVAINGEGWIAVQGADGQETYTRAGDLRVTPEGFLQTGTGEAVLGEEGPIVIPDADKIDIGSDGTITIIPLGEDATTLLNVDRIRLVKPDLKDLEKQNDGLLHLKAGAEPPVVDASISLLQGAVEGSNVGAVAAMVEMIELSKNYELQVKVMKAADEKSGAATKLMQMS; this is translated from the coding sequence ATGGATCGTAGCTTATATATTGCCATGAGTGGTGCGAAACAGACCATGTTGGCTCAAACATCCAATGCTAATAATTTAGCTAATACCCAGACCACGGGGTTTAAGTCAGATTTTGAGCAATTTCGCAGTATGCCAGTTTTTGGTCCAGGGCAGCCTACGCGTGTTTATGCGATGACCGAAAAACCAGGAACAGATTTTACTCCAGGCCCTATTCAAACGACTGGGCGAGATTTGGATGTCGCTATTAATGGTGAAGGCTGGATTGCTGTACAAGGAGCTGATGGCCAAGAAACCTATACTCGCGCGGGAGATTTACGAGTTACCCCTGAAGGCTTTTTACAAACGGGTACGGGGGAGGCAGTACTAGGAGAAGAAGGGCCGATTGTTATCCCAGATGCTGATAAAATTGACATTGGTAGTGATGGAACGATTACCATTATCCCTTTAGGCGAGGACGCTACTACTTTACTTAATGTTGATAGAATTCGCTTGGTTAAACCTGATCTTAAGGACTTGGAAAAGCAAAACGATGGTTTGTTGCATTTAAAAGCAGGGGCTGAACCACCTGTTGTTGATGCTAGTATTAGCTTGTTGCAAGGAGCTGTTGAAGGCAGTAATGTTGGTGCGGTTGCGGCAATGGTGGAGATGATTGAGTTATCTAAAAACTATGAATTACAAGTTAAGGTAATGAAAGCTGCTGACGAGAAGAGTGGTGCAGCGACCAAGTTAATGCAAATGAGTTAA
- a CDS encoding flagellar basal-body rod protein FlgC, with amino-acid sequence MSALSVFDIAGSGMNAQSLRLNLVASNISNANSVSSSLDEVYKSRQPVFAAQLRDVMDKSSTTGVEVKGVVESQAPPVMEYSPNHPMADAEGYIYKPNVNTIEEMANMMSASRSYQNNVEVLNTSKQLILQTLRMGQ; translated from the coding sequence ATGTCTGCATTAAGTGTTTTTGATATCGCGGGTAGTGGCATGAATGCTCAATCTTTGCGACTTAATTTAGTAGCCAGTAATATTTCTAATGCGAATAGTGTTAGTAGTAGCTTAGATGAAGTGTATAAATCTAGGCAGCCAGTATTTGCCGCACAGCTTAGAGATGTAATGGATAAAAGTTCAACAACAGGTGTGGAGGTTAAAGGCGTTGTAGAGAGTCAGGCTCCACCTGTTATGGAGTATTCCCCTAACCACCCCATGGCAGATGCGGAGGGTTATATTTATAAGCCGAATGTTAATACGATTGAAGAAATGGCGAATATGATGTCGGCTTCCAGATCTTATCAAAACAATGTGGAGGTTTTAAATACTTCCAAGCAATTAATTTTGCAGACATTGCGTATGGGGCAATAG
- a CDS encoding flagellar basal-body rod modification protein FlgD codes for MSFSTESIQQLGLSAAEAIAPKKQELGQEQFLKLMTTQLTHQDPTKPMENGDFLAQMAQFSTVEGIGSLKDSFETFATSMASSQALEASGLVGRSVSYSGNKGALDIGGTLAGNVNLQSASNEVTVKISNQNGNVVKTLSLGTQPEGMAKFEWDGQKDDGTYATPGVYSIAAEAKVDGDNTALETFVSANVESVDLRDASKGVVLNLGQLGNVEFSKVKQVF; via the coding sequence ATGTCATTTAGTACAGAGAGCATTCAACAATTAGGGTTAAGTGCTGCTGAGGCGATTGCTCCGAAAAAGCAGGAGTTAGGTCAGGAGCAGTTTTTGAAGTTGATGACCACGCAATTGACCCATCAAGATCCAACCAAACCAATGGAAAATGGTGATTTCTTAGCGCAGATGGCGCAGTTTAGTACTGTGGAAGGAATTGGTAGTTTAAAGGACTCATTTGAAACCTTTGCAACGTCGATGGCTTCTAGCCAAGCTTTAGAAGCATCGGGACTCGTTGGGCGTTCAGTGTCTTATTCTGGTAACAAGGGGGCATTGGATATTGGTGGCACACTTGCAGGTAATGTTAACCTTCAGTCAGCCTCTAATGAGGTGACTGTCAAAATAAGTAACCAGAATGGTAATGTTGTTAAAACGCTTAGTTTGGGGACTCAGCCTGAAGGAATGGCAAAATTTGAGTGGGACGGTCAAAAAGATGATGGAACTTATGCCACTCCCGGAGTCTATAGCATCGCCGCAGAGGCCAAGGTTGATGGGGATAATACCGCCTTGGAAACATTTGTCAGCGCTAACGTTGAAAGTGTCGATTTAAGAGATGCTTCCAAAGGTGTGGTATTAAATCTGGGGCAGCTAGGCAATGTTGAATTTAGTAAAGTTAAACAAGTATTTTAA
- a CDS encoding flagellar protein FlgJ — protein MLDNVASADVYTDFNGLAKLKLEAKQQTPAAIKEVARQFESVFIGMVLKSMREAGGSEGGILDNDQSKFYQEMHDQQLSVHLAGEPGIGLAALIERQLSPQQYNVQDKLGLADYQARPVMLAEPIKAKPVDVKVDKAQPIAPAIARGIKLSEINSPQDFVRELKAAATQAAKDLGVDAKVLLAQAALETGWGKSVIKMTDGQSSFNLFNIKAHNNWTGKQAAINTLEYDKGGVARQEKARFRAYDSYQDSFNDYVRFIKENPRYQQALKQHGEPEQYMHELQAAGYATDPVYANKVMRIYHSEALSSLDKLIAMAEGVKE, from the coding sequence ATGTTAGATAATGTAGCTTCTGCTGATGTTTATACTGATTTTAATGGTCTTGCCAAGTTAAAGTTGGAAGCAAAGCAGCAAACACCTGCAGCGATTAAAGAAGTAGCGCGCCAATTTGAGTCGGTGTTTATCGGCATGGTCTTGAAAAGTATGCGTGAGGCGGGTGGTTCTGAAGGCGGTATTTTAGATAATGATCAAAGTAAATTTTATCAGGAAATGCATGATCAACAGTTGTCTGTCCATTTGGCGGGTGAGCCTGGTATCGGCTTGGCTGCTTTAATTGAGCGTCAATTAAGCCCTCAACAATATAATGTACAGGATAAATTAGGGCTTGCTGATTATCAGGCAAGGCCGGTAATGCTTGCTGAGCCAATCAAAGCAAAACCTGTTGACGTTAAGGTTGATAAAGCTCAACCGATAGCGCCTGCTATTGCTAGAGGTATTAAATTATCTGAAATTAATTCACCACAAGATTTTGTCAGGGAGTTAAAAGCTGCGGCTACGCAAGCAGCTAAAGATTTAGGTGTTGATGCTAAAGTCTTATTGGCACAAGCTGCATTGGAAACAGGTTGGGGAAAGAGTGTCATAAAAATGACAGATGGGCAAAGCAGCTTTAATCTATTTAATATCAAAGCACATAATAATTGGACGGGTAAACAAGCAGCTATCAATACTTTGGAATATGATAAAGGAGGCGTTGCCAGGCAAGAGAAAGCACGCTTTAGAGCCTATGATAGTTATCAAGATAGTTTTAATGATTATGTGCGTTTTATCAAAGAAAATCCGCGTTATCAGCAAGCCCTAAAACAACATGGCGAACCGGAACAATATATGCATGAATTACAAGCAGCAGGTTATGCAACTGACCCTGTGTATGCAAATAAAGTAATGCGTATTTATCATAGTGAGGCTTTGTCGAGTTTGGATAAGTTGATTGCTATGGCTGAAGGCGTGAAGGAGTAG
- a CDS encoding flagellar P-ring protein precursor FlgI, with the protein MAEAEMNKVMIKILLLSCVLLANINAAYAERVKDLADISGVRSNQLVGYGLVVGLNTTGDKTKFTGQSLRAMLARLGINFPAGVDPKAKNIAAVAIHAELPAFIKPGQKIDVTVSSIGDAKSLRGGSLLMSPLKGADGQVYAMAQGNLVVGGLSASGQDGSRITVNNPAVGRIANGATVERSVPNPFSSGKEVVFNLHNADFTTANRMVQAINRLLGEGTAKAADAASVRVSAPLDIGQRVTFVSMLENIMVHPDDAPARIIVNSRTGTVVINNMVRVQPVAVSHGSLTVTVSENLQVSQPNAPVIGGAAGATVVTPQSEVDVTEENNRMFLFNPGVSLDEIVRAVNNVGAAPSDLVAILEALKAAGALRAELIII; encoded by the coding sequence ATGGCGGAGGCTGAAATGAACAAAGTGATGATAAAAATATTACTATTGAGTTGTGTGTTGCTGGCCAATATTAATGCTGCCTATGCGGAAAGAGTGAAAGATTTAGCCGATATAAGTGGTGTCAGAAGTAACCAGTTAGTAGGCTATGGCTTAGTGGTTGGACTTAATACGACAGGTGATAAAACCAAGTTTACAGGGCAATCTTTACGGGCAATGTTGGCTAGGTTAGGTATCAACTTCCCTGCTGGGGTTGATCCGAAAGCAAAAAATATTGCCGCTGTGGCAATACATGCTGAATTGCCAGCTTTTATTAAACCAGGACAGAAAATTGATGTGACTGTCTCTTCTATTGGGGATGCGAAAAGTTTACGGGGCGGATCATTGTTAATGTCACCCTTAAAAGGGGCGGATGGGCAAGTTTATGCCATGGCACAAGGCAATTTGGTGGTGGGAGGTTTATCCGCTTCTGGCCAGGATGGTTCGAGAATCACGGTTAATAATCCTGCTGTTGGCCGTATTGCTAATGGTGCTACGGTGGAACGTAGTGTGCCCAACCCGTTTTCTTCGGGAAAAGAAGTGGTGTTCAATTTACATAATGCAGACTTTACCACTGCGAACCGTATGGTACAGGCCATTAATCGCCTATTGGGTGAGGGCACCGCAAAAGCAGCAGATGCTGCATCTGTAAGGGTAAGTGCGCCTTTAGATATTGGCCAGCGGGTGACTTTTGTCTCTATGCTGGAAAATATCATGGTGCATCCTGATGATGCACCTGCCAGAATTATTGTTAACTCCCGTACGGGTACCGTCGTTATTAATAATATGGTGCGGGTACAACCAGTTGCGGTATCGCATGGTAGTTTGACAGTAACGGTGAGTGAGAATTTGCAAGTGAGTCAACCTAATGCGCCAGTCATAGGCGGTGCTGCTGGTGCGACTGTAGTGACGCCACAGTCTGAGGTTGATGTGACTGAAGAAAATAATCGTATGTTTTTGTTTAACCCAGGTGTATCACTTGATGAGATTGTACGTGCAGTCAACAATGTGGGGGCAGCTCCTAGTGATTTAGTCGCTATTTTAGAAGCATTAAAGGCCGCTGGTGCCTTACGTGCTGAGTTGATTATTATTTAA
- a CDS encoding flagellar hook protein FlgE produces MGFATALSGLNAASKDLQVTGNNIANANTTGFKKSRAEFADVYAASVSGVSSTQAGSGVRVANVAQQFNQGVLSFTDNNLDLAVSGQGFFSLATDPASPKPTLFSRAGEFKLDKDGFVVNNQGDFLMSFKPNGTTIDEGFSEGVFQPLKISAAQGAPQATSQVLAVVNLDATEIEPVNFDAALAIPVDPADAKTYNHSSSVTIYDSQGNSHIASMYYTTDKKGDGTGTSNQWQSYFFIDGVPFNVDGTKAIDPGTPHASTQLEFDSSGTLTAPDPAKISFANIASTDIDPTLNVADLNFTFDFGETTQFSTNFSVQDLSQDGLPAGNLIGIDISDEGVVLARFSNGGSDILGKVALTRFANPQGLTKAGDTSWRESTASGETVPGQPGTGSFGMIQSGALESSNVDLSAQLVHLIVAQQTYQANAQSITTEKTIMQTILNA; encoded by the coding sequence ATGGGTTTTGCAACTGCATTAAGTGGCTTAAATGCCGCATCAAAAGATTTACAGGTGACGGGCAATAATATTGCAAATGCTAATACTACTGGGTTTAAAAAATCCAGAGCAGAATTTGCCGATGTTTATGCAGCCAGTGTCAGTGGTGTTAGTAGTACTCAGGCGGGATCAGGTGTACGTGTGGCGAATGTGGCCCAGCAATTTAATCAGGGGGTATTGAGCTTTACTGATAATAATTTAGATTTAGCAGTTAGTGGGCAAGGTTTTTTCTCCTTAGCGACTGACCCTGCATCACCCAAACCTACATTATTTTCACGGGCGGGGGAGTTTAAATTAGATAAAGATGGTTTTGTGGTCAATAATCAGGGCGACTTTCTGATGTCGTTTAAGCCTAATGGCACGACAATTGATGAGGGCTTTAGTGAGGGTGTTTTTCAACCTTTAAAAATTAGTGCTGCGCAAGGGGCGCCGCAAGCAACCAGTCAAGTGTTAGCTGTCGTTAATCTGGATGCTACCGAGATTGAGCCTGTAAATTTTGATGCTGCCCTTGCTATTCCAGTTGACCCTGCTGATGCCAAAACCTATAACCATAGTTCTTCAGTTACTATCTATGATTCACAAGGTAATTCACATATTGCGAGTATGTATTATACAACTGATAAAAAAGGCGATGGTACGGGAACCTCAAACCAATGGCAGTCTTACTTTTTTATTGATGGAGTGCCATTTAATGTAGATGGTACTAAAGCGATTGATCCAGGTACACCACATGCCTCCACGCAATTAGAATTTGATTCGTCAGGTACGCTAACAGCTCCAGATCCAGCTAAAATATCATTTGCTAATATTGCCTCTACCGATATTGACCCTACTCTAAATGTTGCTGATTTAAATTTTACCTTTGACTTTGGTGAGACTACTCAGTTTAGTACTAACTTTTCTGTGCAGGATTTATCTCAAGACGGTTTGCCGGCAGGTAATTTGATTGGCATAGATATTAGTGATGAAGGCGTTGTTTTAGCAAGGTTTAGTAATGGCGGTTCTGATATTTTGGGTAAGGTTGCTTTAACTCGGTTTGCTAATCCACAAGGCTTGACTAAGGCGGGTGATACTTCATGGCGTGAAAGCACTGCTTCGGGTGAAACTGTTCCTGGACAGCCAGGTACTGGCAGTTTTGGAATGATTCAATCTGGCGCTTTAGAAAGTTCTAATGTTGATTTATCGGCACAGTTGGTACACTTGATTGTCGCACAACAGACTTATCAGGCGAATGCGCAATCTATTACCACTGAAAAAACCATTATGCAGACTATTTTGAATGCATAA
- a CDS encoding flagellar basal-body rod protein FlgG, which translates to MTERSLWVAKTGLDAQQTRMAVISNNLANVNTTGFKKSRPVFEDLLYQNVRQVGANSSQDTELPTGLQLGTGVKVVATEKMHTQGNIQQTDNSLDVAIQGRGFLQILMPNGDINYTRDGSFKLSSTGEMVNANGMTLEPAITIPEDAISITIGRDGTVSVLQPGSPTLAQVGQIQTVSFVNPAGLEPIGENMYRESIASGAPTIGTPGQNELGTLNQGALETSNVNVVEELVNMIETQRAYEMNSKAISTTDEMLSYVTQQL; encoded by the coding sequence ATGACTGAGCGATCACTATGGGTGGCAAAAACAGGTTTGGATGCCCAGCAAACACGAATGGCTGTTATTTCCAATAACTTGGCTAATGTAAATACCACTGGGTTTAAAAAGAGCCGGCCTGTCTTTGAGGATTTGTTGTATCAAAATGTACGGCAAGTAGGGGCTAATTCTTCACAGGACACTGAGTTGCCGACAGGTTTACAATTAGGTACTGGGGTTAAGGTTGTAGCAACTGAAAAAATGCATACTCAAGGTAATATTCAGCAGACTGATAATTCTTTAGATGTTGCTATTCAAGGGCGTGGTTTTTTGCAGATTTTGATGCCTAATGGTGATATTAATTATACTCGGGACGGTTCGTTTAAATTAAGCTCTACTGGCGAAATGGTGAATGCTAATGGTATGACTTTGGAGCCTGCCATTACCATTCCTGAAGATGCAATCAGTATTACCATTGGTCGGGATGGTACGGTATCGGTATTGCAACCTGGCAGCCCGACATTAGCTCAAGTTGGTCAAATTCAGACAGTCAGTTTTGTCAATCCGGCAGGGTTGGAACCGATTGGAGAGAATATGTATCGTGAGTCAATTGCGAGTGGGGCACCAACAATTGGTACACCAGGTCAAAATGAACTGGGTACGCTTAACCAAGGAGCATTGGAAACTTCGAATGTGAATGTGGTGGAAGAGTTAGTCAATATGATTGAGACTCAACGGGCTTATGAGATGAATTCCAAAGCTATTTCGACTACTGATGAGATGCTTTCTTATGTGACGCAACAACTTTAA